In a genomic window of Zerene cesonia ecotype Mississippi chromosome Z, Zerene_cesonia_1.1, whole genome shotgun sequence:
- the LOC119835706 gene encoding uncharacterized protein LOC119835706 — protein MEQHLNGKSKSQLDLSNVDSSERILDSDQHNELERGVEARVLTKRGETSVGMPGPSGLSAATSVDSLMTVQSFEEDRLWAKRKRSSGASCSGSSTEEGHTRSRRNAPKRGRGRPQSAASNMASARKTLADMATARKALTFSREEPKLGAERVTRQVTRSLRASRVAESGDGQTDEECTAALRRRVDDSLSAIEQRSASEEARQLQSYNTRLQAEIEGLRKEVGELRATLRSVQPTQTDSDLTANIMRQVGDMLSARFETLEERLLPKRRVRPPLAADSRAEGMAVDQASTEDFPPLPPSKAPAKAPGKATAPTPAKKKNAAIQQAKPGPAPKASGKGKGKTAQRPASNMAANESVPSTSSVPQQQQLEQGWTIVERKKGGGKKKKGPAHKRRKARKLRAPSSSAVVITLQQGAEERGVTYASVMAGSREKVDLAEIGVKEMRFRRAATGARILEIPGVTSSREADALAAKLREIWDEDTVKVSRPVKCAEVQVTGLDDSAAVGDIVAAISRAGECPVEQVKSSGLRIGPRGSTTAWENCPVAAAKRVAKVGRVLVGYRRKSR, from the exons ATGGAACAACATTTAAATGGAAAATCAAAATCCCAATTAGATTTAAGCAACGTCGACTCTAGCGAACGAATACTGGATTCTGATCAGCATAATGAATTGGAGAGAGGGGTGGAGGCGCGCGTCCTCACGAAGCGCGGCGAAACCAGTGTGGGGATGCCTGGGCCTAGTGGGTTGTCGGCGGCAACGTCTGTAGACAGCCTCATGACGGTCCAGTCATTCGAAGAGGACCGTTTGTGGGCTAAACGCAAACGGTCCTCTGGGGCGAGTTGCTCAGGCTCTTCGACGGAGGAGGGGCATACCCGATCTAGGCGAAACGCTCCAAAAAGGGGCAGAGGGCGGCCCCAGTCTGCTGCGTCGAACATGGCTTCTGCAAGGAAGACCCTGGCGGATATGGCCACTGCAAGAAAGGCCTTGACGTTTTCGAGGGAAGAACCAAAGCTCGGGGCTGAGAGGGTGACAAGACAAGTCACGAGAAGCTTGCGAGCCTCTCGGGTCGCGGAGTCAGGAGACGGGCAGACTGATGAGGAATGTACCGCTGCGCTTCGACGCCGCGTCGATGACAGTCTCAGTGCTATTGAGCAG CGCTCTGCCTCTGAGGAGGCGCGGCAGCTGCAGTCTTATAACACCCGCTTACAGGCGGAGATAGAAGGGTTGCGTAAAGAGGTGGGAGAGTTGAGAGCCACTTTGAGGTCTGTACAGCCTACTCAGACGGACTCCGATCTAACTGCGAATATCATGCGTCAGGTCGGAGACATGCTGAGCGCTCGGTTTGAAACGCTGGAGGAGCGCCTCCTTCCCAAACGGCGTGTAAGGCCGCCGCTGGCGGCGGATAGTAGGGCTGAGGGGATGGCGGTTGACCAAGCGTCAACCGAGGACTTCCCCCCCCTCCCGCCGTCAAAGGCTCCTGCGAAGGCGCCTGGTAAAGCCACTGCGCCAACGCCAGCGAAGAAGAAAAACGCTGCTATTCAGCAGGCGAAGCCCGGACCTGCACCAAAAGCAAGCGGAAAGGGAAAGGGAAAGACTGCGCAGCGACCGGCTAGCAACATGGCTGCCAATGAGTCTGTGCCCTCGACATCTTCCGTTCCCCAGCAACAGCAGTTAGAGCAGGGATGGACTATAGTGGAGAGGAAGAAGGGTGGGGGGAAAAAGAAAAAGGGGCCGGCACATAAACGCAGGAAAGCGCGTAAGCTCCGTGCTCCCTCATCCTCTGCTGTAGTTATTACACTGCAGCAGGGCGCGGAGGAACGAGGCGTCACCTATGCCTCAGTAATGGCAGGATCACGTGAGAAGGTGGACCTTGCTGAAATTGGGGTCAAGGAGATGCGCTTTAGGCGTGCTGCGACTGGGGCAAGGATTTTGGAGATCCCCGGCGTGACAAGCTCGAGGGAGGCGGATGCTCTTGCTGCGAAGTTACGAGAGATATGGGATGAGGACACTGTCAAGGTTTCCAGGCCGGTGAAATGCGCAGAAGTGCAGGTTACCGGTCTGGATGACTCGGCGGCTGTTGGGGATATCGTGGCTGCGATCTCTCGGGCGGGGGAATGCCCCGTTGAACAAGTCAAGAGCAGCGGTCTGCGCATAGGCCCTCGCGGCTCGACGACGGCTTGGGAGAACTGCCCAGTGGCCGCTGCAAAAAGGGTTGCGAAGGTGGGGCGCGTGCTGGTTGGATATCGGCGAAAGTCTCGTTGA